In the Myxococcales bacterium genome, AAGCGCAAGAGCGACGCCATCGTCCACGTCGCAACCGTCAGCGACGGTAGGCGTCGCCGTCGCGCGATGACGACTCCACGCGGGCGCGCCTCCCGCAGGCGACCGGCGGTGTCTATTGGCAGGCGTCCTGACCCGGATCGCGTCGACTTGGCGTCGCGCGCGGCCACGGAGGCGCTCGAGCGCCACCGGTCACTATCGACGGCGTCGATTTCCGCCCGGAGACGCCGCTCGCACCCCCTGACGGACGGCGCCCTGCACGAAGGGCAGGGCCTGGAAGCTTGGTCCGTCGACGCCTCGAGGCGAAGAGCTCACCATCGACGGCATGCTCTGGTCGACTTCAACGCGACTTTGGACCTGCGCCGAGCCGGCGGAGGCGTGGCGCCCGGCGGCGCTTCTCGCGTCCGGCCCGTCGTCCTGCAAGAGCTCCGCCCCGGCAGAGATGACGGCGTTGGCGTTCAGGGGGCGCCGTCTCACCGGTGACGAGCCACCTGGCGATCGAGCCTGGCGTCCGGCCGTCGACCGACGGCCTCGAGGAGGAGTGGTGCGGGCGAAGGCTTCCGCACGAAGAGCCCGTCGATCCGATGGGCGCGACGTCGGTCTTTGACCGTCGCGACGTCGATCACGAAGCTCCTCAAGACGCGCTCCTCGAACGCCGCTCGCCAAGTCTCCTGACAGCACGCGGCGGTACGCAATTGACCCTCGAGACGACGTCGGTGGAGATCGTCGACGTAGACGCGCGTATCGTGCACACGCCAGCGCGAGACGGGTTGTGGAAGCGTGTTTGCGGGAAGCGGTGTGGAAGCTGGACCTACCCGAGGCGTTCGACGTCGAATCGACGACCCACGAGGTCGACGTCACGCCGGCGTAGGCCTGCGTGACTCATTCAGTACCGTGACCGACTGCAGGCCCCATTCCGAGCGAGCAAACGGCCTGCGTGCCGGTCATCAGCACGTGGGACGGCCGTAGCCGCGGAGCGTGATGGCGGCGGCGACCGTCGGCCCTTCGTCTTGCGTCGTAGATCGTCAGGCCCGAATCCGTGTACATCAAAACTTCGAGCCGCGAGCCAACACGGGCCACCGCGCCGCCGTCGAGCGAGCTTTACGATGGCGAAGGCGCCGTCGCTGCCCCTGATGGCCCATGGCAGGCCCCCGGCTCACGGAGCGGGGGACATCGGCGAGCCGCCCAAGCTGTTGGAACACGTCGAGTAGCTGGCAGACGAAGCGGAGCGCGACGTACAGCGATCCTCCGCCGCCGTGACGCCGGAGAAGTTTGCGCGGCCGGCGTGAGCGTGCATGCGCAGGGTGACCGAGGCTGCCGAGACGTCCGAGAGCGAAAGCCCGCGTTACTGTCACGCAAGCCTTCCCTCAGGTAGTCGGGAAGAAGGCGCGCGAGCCCGGCCATTGGCAATCCGCGTAGTCCTTCGCTGGACGGGAGAGACCGAGTAGTCGGTGGTGAGAAGGCGACCCGTGAGCCCGTCCATCGAGACGAGCGAGCCCGGCACATCAGGGACGAGCCGCTGGGGCACGGCGTCGCCGAGGCGCACCCGGTCGACGTGAAGCGCACCTTGCCCGGCGTCTTGGTCGACGGAGCCAGCGAGACGTATGAACGACACCGTTCGACACCACGAGCGGGGACGAGCCGAGGCTCTCGCCGAGGTCGAGCGGCGCATGAGCCGTGGGCGAGGCGTGGGTCGGCGAAGTCCACCACGAGCGGCGGTTGATCTTGAGTGTCGGCGGTGCGGGTGGGCGCCGCGAGATCGCCGGGCGCGGCACGTATTCTCGGCCTCGAGGTACGCGAGCCGGGTGCCGTCGACGACGCCTTCGCCACGAGCCGACAACCGCCCGTTGTAATGCGAGTAGTAGCCGTAACCGTCCCAGAACCCGTAACGCCGTAGTAGCCGTTCGAGGCGCTGGTCGGCGAGCTCAACTGGTCGCCGGCGATGGTCATGGCGGCTGGGTTGGTCGCGTCGATGGCTGCGACGATGAGCTTGGCTGCCACGCTTGCTCGAACCGCCTAGGTGCGAGGTGGTCGTAAACCGGCACCGTGACGGACGAAGTTCGCTTCGGCGAACAGGCGGGCCTGGTACCACGCGGTCCAGCTCGAAGGGCCGCGCAGTAGGCCTGCGTCTTGGGCGAGCGACCTCGAGAGAGACTCGCCCCGCGCCGTTTGGCGTCGTCGGGGTCGGTCTTGGAACGAGCGACAGCGTCACGGCGCCGGTCCACCAGTCGTTGGTGATGGTCGCGATGGTGCGTGGACTTCGGCGGTTCGATACGAAGGGTTCGCGAGGTCGATCTCGTGCTTCTTGACCGGCGGGTCACGCGCCGTGATGTCGAAGCTCGTCACCGGGCGATCGCTCATCGCGACAGGCGACCGCCGTGGACCATGGCGCGCCGCGGCATGCCATGTATTGGGGCGCGAGGCCCGCAGCGCGAGCGCGTCGCGCGAGTAGTCGATGAGCTGAATCCCGCTCTCAGGCCGGACCGCCGTCGAACCGCTCCGAGCCGTAGCTCGCAAACGGAACGAGAATGAGCCCCTCGTCGTCGACGACGCGCACCGCCTTGTGGACGCGATCTTGATCCTCCGAGCTGGCTCCAGCCGGAGCCGAAAGGTGACGCGCTTGATCATCGTGGGTCGCCAGGTTCGAGACGTCGAAGAGCGACACGGCCAGCGGCGCGTCGCGGCCTGGCCGTCGTAGCCGAAGCCCACGAGGCGATCGCCGCGCGGCTCCATGTGGAAGATCCACCGGGCATCTCGAGCTCGCCGGCTTGCTGGGGCGCCGGATTCGAAAGGTCGATGGTGAAGAGCGGGTCCGTCCGCTCGGAGGTGATCGCGTAGCGCGCGCGCGCCGTCGAAGCGCACGCTTTGGAGCAACTCCGGCTTCGGAAGCACGAGCTCCGTCGATCCGAGCGGCGTCATCGGTCGCGCTCGTGACGGTGAAGGTCTGGACCTTCGGGTTGCTGGCCACGCCCCCGGCCGGCCGGAACTGGCTCACGACGCGCAAGCCCCCCGGCGTGCTCGTCCATCTGCCAGCGACTCTGGATCTGCCCGGCGACCGCCACGTCGGCGCCCTTCACGAGCTTGCCGCCGGCGTCGGAGATGTCGACGACCTGGATCACCGAACCGGCTCTGCCCCTGGCCGTTCCAGCTGCATTCCGGGCCAGCGATGTACATGCGCTGGTTTGTCGCGCTCACGCTGCGACGCCACGGTACGTGTTGCCCAGGAAGGCGAGGAAGCGACCTCGTGACCTGGGGGCCCGGCCGCTTGAAGCTCGAGACGATGGTCGCCGGCTGCTGGCAGCCCCAGCAGTAGCCGTTCTCTGGGTGACGAGGTACAGCACGTCGCCGACGAGGCGCGAGTCGGCGATGCTGCCGGGCACGTCGTATTGGGCCACCTCGACGATGGCCGCCGGGTTCGTCACGTCGAGGACGCTGACGGCGCTGGTCTGGATCCACTGCCCAACCATGGCCGCGCCCGCGCCGCCCGAGGAGCGGACGTATCGGCTCGATTCGTTGAGCATGAGGTGGACCTTCCCACCGCGGACGTACATCTCGAAGGGCGTGCCTTCGGTGCGCTTGCCCCACGACTCGCAGCGTCCGGATTCGATACGTCGACGATGGAAAGGCCGCCGTAGCGCGAGAGCGCGTAGAGGTGCGTGCCCTCAACCTTGATGATGTCGGCCTCTTCGATGGCGCGGCTCGCGTCCTTGGAGGCGCTCTCGCTTGCGGCTGCCCCGGGTGCCGTCGCCATGCTCGCGCTGGCATCTGCGCTGTCGGCGCCACCGCCTGGCCGCGCTTGGCTCCGGCCCGTGGGGTCGTCAGACTCGAGCCGTTGTCCATGAGCTGGCCGGGCTCGCCCGGGTGAGGCGCCACCTTGCCCGCTGCAGCCGGACAGCGCACCGGCAAAGCTAACCGCGACCGATGAGATCGTGAGGACACGAGCGGAGTGCATGGGCCTGCCGCTGCGAAGGCGATGCCAGAGCGAGATCGTGGCGTCCCGTGGACTTAGCCACGCGGCCCCGTGTGCCGCCGTGTGCCAGGCGAGACTTTGGCGGCGCGTGATCACCCCTGTTCGCGCACGGCATTCGCGCATTCGTAACGGTGAGGTCGTGCACCGCGTCACCACGCGCACCGCTCGTGATGCCGAATCCGCGAGCAAGCCGCGATCGCCGTAAGGCACGAACGTTGCGCTCCGCGCGCGCGCATGAGTTCCTCCACGTTCAATCGTTTCGCCTCCATGCTCGCGATCGTCTCTGGCACGGCGTGCAGCGCCGCTTCAACCCGCTTGCCGATGTCCCTCGTGACGCCGGGGTTGTGCCGGCGGATCAGGACGGCGGCACTTCCAACGCCGCGACACCCGACGCGCGGACGTCGTCGCCGACGAAGAGCTGCGCGCCCGACGACATGTCGAGCTTCACGCCGAAGTGGGTCCCGCCTAGCCCAACCAAACAAGGTGTGTGCGACGCGAGCCAGATCAGCAAAGCTGGCAGCTTGCCTGTTCGACCTGAGCGCCAACCTCGCCGATTGCGACAAGTTCTTGACCGCCAACGAGAACGGCACCCGCGTGTCGTGCGATAACCAAGAGCCAGCCCCTAGCGTCTACGGCCCGATGGTGGTCCGCGAAGGCTCCCTCCTGGAGCTCAACCTGTCCGGATGCATCGCGCACGCGACGAGCAATGTGTCGGCTGCCGGGTGCGGCGCAAAGCTCCAAGCGCAACGCGAGTGCACGAACACAGCGTGCGCGGCCAACTGTCCGGTGCCAAAGAACGATTCGAAAGCCCTCAACGCACGGAGGGAGTGTTTTGCGGAAGCCGACAACGACGCGTGTGCGTCGCACAACGACGCGGCAACCCGCTGCCTGGAAGGCGACTTACCGGACGCAGCGACCGTGTGCGTCGAAGGGACGTTTGAAGAGCGCGCGAAGGCTTACGTCGCGCTCTTCTGCGGCAAGTGATCGACGGGCACGAGGGCGCGGCCCTCGCGTTGGGACGCGTCTTGGCTTGGAGGACCGCTAGTCTTCGATGGCGGTGATGCCCTGCGCCGCGAGCCGCGCGAGACCGTCCTTCATCGCCTGGACCTGTTCCGACGAGTGCCCCTTCCAGTCGGAGAGTTCTCCCGTGACCCGAAGCGGTTCCCGCGTGCGGTACGATCTCGTCGGGTTGCCAGGGAACTTCTTGTCCGTGAGGTTCGGGTCGTCCTCGATGGGGCCCGTCGGTTCGACGATGTAGATGCGGCCGCGCCCATCGCCAACCGCCAGCTCCGCGCCCCAGGTGGCGGCGTCCAACGTCTCCGTCAGGTACACGAAGGCGGCGGCGTTTCGTTCACCGAAGTTTGATGCGCGCCCCGCCTCGATCAAGTCGCCCGGCTTGAGGTCGGCCTTCGTACCGTGCAGGTAGCGCGAGCCGCGAACGCCGTCGGTCCACACCTTGAAGGGTTCGGGCGTCGGCGGCGTCGTCATGGGCGAGGGAGTCTAACCCACTGGGTTTGCGACGGGAGCGCGTCGAGGCGCGGGCGCGGAGCGCCGTCAGTGGTCTCGGCGTCGAACTACTCGATGAAGCCCGGACCGATGGGGTTTCTCTGCGGTGCAACGTTCCCTTCGACCTCAATTTGCGGATCTTGCGACGGTTCCGATGGACCTGAGTCCGAGTCCGCAGAAGAACAAGCGGCGATCATGAGCGACAACGTTGCGAGGGCAAAGGTGCGAGGGTCTTCATGGGAAACCTCCTGGGGGGGTTCGTGGCCTAGCCAACCTAGTGCCCGGCGAGCCTCCCAAGGCGTCAGGTTTTTGTGCTTGGCGCGCCGATTTGAAGGTTCATCACGCGGGCCAACGCACGTCGGCGCCTCTGCGCGGACGTGTGGCCGCCCCACGCACCCAGTGACGCAAGGAGGAGCCAGCGCTCTGGCACGCGACCGCCCCCAACCTTCTTTCCTCGGCAGCAATCGTTGCGCCGCATGGCACAGTCGGACGACGCGATCAGACGGCGCCTGTTGCATCACCTCTCACGGACACGCAGATCAGGTGTGCCCGGTCCGGCACGAGTCCTGCGAAGCCGACGACCATGCATACCTCCGTTTTCTCGTCGCATCGATCTTCGCCCCACTGCTCGCCATCGGGTGCGGCGTCAACCCGCAGTCAAAAGAGGCTGAGACGAATCCGGCCGCACGAATCACGATTGCGCACGGCGTCTACGGCGTCGTCACACGGCTCGACGACGTCTGCAGCGCGCCCTGCGCAGCCACGCCACTGGCGCTTGAGCTCCAGCTAAGGGCTCCGGCGGGCGGCTCCTCCCCATACGCGATTCGCAGCTCCGGCAACGACGGTTTCTACGAGGTCGCGGCCGAGCCGGGCACCTACGACCTCTGCACATCCTTCGGCCGCTGCGAACGCATCGTGCTGCGGGACGGAGAGAGACTTCGCGCCGACTACGAGCTGGGCGTCGGTCCCGGCTGGACCGTTGCGCACCGATGATTGCGGGCGACTCGCACGAGTGGGCGAAGGGCCGGCGACCCTGATCGCATCGAGGGCACAGCGGCAACGCGCGCGCGGAATGCGGAGCGACGCACCGAACACCAAATGCCCGGTCGCCGGTTTGGTGCACGGTGCTAGCCTGAGCCAGTGCGCGCAGTAATTGGCCTTGGGGCGTTGGCGTGGCTCGCGTTGGCGGTGGCGTGCGGCAGCGCCGACATCACGCCGGCTCCCCGTCCCTCACGCGTCGACGCGGCCGAGGAAGCCCGAGCGAGACGTCGACCGACGCGAGCACTGGCGACGGTGGCCTCCGCGACGGCAGCGCGTCCAAGGACGGTTCGTCGTTTGACGCACCGTCGAGCTTCGACGGCGGTGGTTACGCGGCCATCGAGGGGCTCTCGGGGCCCGCCTTTCGGACGGCGCTCAAGACGCTCATCAGCGGGCATACGTCACTCGGGTACGACGGCGCGCGCGACGTCATGCTCGGCGTAACCGGCAACTTCGATCTCACCGGCGGCATGCTCGAGTGCGTCTACACGGGCAAGAAGGCCGCGCCCGACGGCACGCGCACGCCCAACGGCTTCAACACCGAGCACACGTGGCCGCAGAGCCTCGGCGCTGGCAGCGAGCCGGCTCGAAGCGATCTGCACCACCTCTTCCCCGTCGACGAGCTCGCCAACAACGCGCGCGGCAACCTCCCCTTCGCAGCCACAAGCTGCACGAGCGCCTGCGCGTACGACAACGGCGGCTCGCGCAAGGGACCGCTCTTGGGCGGTGTGGAAGAGGTCTTCGAGGTCCGACCCGTCCGACGCGGCGATGTGGCTCGCGCGCTCTTCTACTTCGCCGTCCGCTACAGCCTCTCCATCGAGGCCTTCGAAGAGTCCGCGCTTCGTTCATGGCACGACAGCGATGCGCCCGACGCCGTCGAGCAGGCGCGCAACGACGCCATCGAGACCTACCAAAAGAACCGGAACCCCTTCGTCGACCGGCCCGACTTCGCCGCGAAGATCGCGGACTATTGATGCGCGTCGCGGCATAGACACTGGTCTAAATCGATACTGCGGCTGGCTCGACTGGCGGGGACGCCGTCGCGGTCTACTGTCGGGTCGTGAAAAAGCCGCTCTCGTCCGCGCTCCTCCCCGCGCTCGTCGCGACCGCCTTCGCCTGCTCAAGCGGACGAGACGAATCGCCACGCACCGCCTCGGCGCAGGCCGACGGTGGAGCCTCCACGTTCGCCGACGCGGGAGGCTTCGCGACCTGCGTCACGGCGCGCACCGAAGCCAAGCTCCAGCCGGTGAACCTGGTCTTCATGTTCGACCAATCGGGCAGCATGGGCGACGAGGCCCACGGCGCCATCTTTGGCTTCACCAAAGCCGCGCGCTGGAATCCGATCACCAACGGCATGAAGCGATTCTTCGCCGACGCCGCCTCGAGCGGCATCCGCGCCTCGCTCCAATACTTTCCGCTCGACAAAGACTGGTGCGAAGCCAAGTCCTACAAGACGCCCGAGGTGCCGCTGACGGCGCTGCCGAACCCGGGGCCCTTCATCACCTCGTTCAACGCGCACCAGCCGCTCGGCGGAACGCCGACCTTGCCAGCCGTCACCGGCGCCATCGACTACGCGAAGGAGCTGAAAGCGCAGTTCCCATCGGAGGAGTCGGCCGTCGTTCTGGTCACCGACGGAAGCCCAAGCGACTGCGGCAGCTTCGACGAGGTCGTCGATCGCTTGAAGGCCGAGGCCGCCAACGTGAAGACCTACGTCGTTGGAGTCGGTGCAGACCTCACGTTTCTCGCCGACATGGCGAAGGCCGGTGGCACGGGCCAAGCCATCATGGTCGACCTCGCGAACCCGCAGCAGACGAGCGACGAGTTCGTGAAGGCGCTCGGCGCCATTCGCGGCAAAGCCGTCTCGTGCCGCATGCCGCTGCCGAAGGCCCCCGACGGCAAGGCGCTCTCGCCGAAGGAGGTAAACGTGGCCTTGGCGTCGTCCAGTTCCGTGGGAGGCACACCGCCGGAGATCTTGAGCTACGACGCGACCTGCGCCGATCCCAACGGCTGGCGCTACGACGACATCAACGCCCCGACGACCATCGAGCTGTGCGCGGCGAGCTGCGAGCGTGTCCGCTCGATCGCGGGCGGCGCCGTCGACGTGCAACTTGGCTGCGTGACCAAGGGCCTCGTCAAGTAGGCGGCTCAAGTTCTCGGGGCCGGCGCCGTTCCCCTTTCCGGAGGTGAACATGTCCTGCCACGAAGCCTGCACGAAAGCCATTGCTGCTCACGCCAACTGGAAGGCGCGGTTCAGGCAGTTCATGGCCGGAGAGGTCGAGCTCGACGCGTCGGTGGTGGAGCGCAACGACGCTTGCGAATTCGGAAAATGGCTTGCCACGTCGAGCGCAGAGCTTCCGAAGGAGCACGCGAAGGCCATCGTCGACGCGCACACGGAGTTTCACCGTGTCGCCGCCGAGGTCGTTCGAGCAAAAGGAGCCGGACGCACGCAAGAAGCGGAGGCATCACTCGAGCCCTCCGGGCGCTTCGGCAAAGCCACGACCGCGCTGACCCGGTCCGTCATCGCCGCACGGGACGCCGCCCGCTAGCGCGCACTCGTTCTTCCTCGGATTGCCGCGCACGCCGCTGACGCGGCGTCTCGTCACTTCACGAGATCCGACGGCGCCCGGGGACACAGCTCCAAGTAGGTCTTCGCGGGCGACGGAGAGAACACTCCAAAGACGCCGGTGATGCTCTCGAAGGCGTTCACCTTCGACGCGCTGACGACATCTGCCGAGAAGGCGCCGCCGGGCAGAAAGAACGGCGAGAGGCTCACGATGTCTGTTCCGCCATCGGGGAACGTGCCGCTGAAGCTCGTGGGGTAGAGGCCAAAGGTCTCATCGGGCGCCGCCGAGGCCTTGCCGGAGAGCTTCGTGGCCTTGACGAGCAACGGACCGTACGTCTCGTAGTTGTCGAGCGTGAGATCCCCGAGCGCGACCGGAATCGGCGTCACCACGCCCGTGCCGACCTTCTGGAAACAGCCCGGCAGGGCGCTCGACACCTGCACGAGGAGCTCGTTCTGTCCGCCCGCGGTGTAGCGTAGGCCCCAGCCCATGACGTTGACGCTGTCGCCCACGGAGACGCCGGCGAAGTGTTGCGCCGCCTTCGCCGACACAAAGACCTTGATGGCCTTGTGGGCGCCGTCGGCAAGCGACGCGAAGCTTTGCTCGGCCTGCACGTAGAAGTGACACGCTTGGCCCGCGACGCAGCCACCGCGCGAGACGCCAGTGACGAAGACACCGTCGAGCCACGCGGCCTCCGGCGTCTTCG is a window encoding:
- a CDS encoding beta-propeller domain-containing protein, with the protein product MTSERTDPLFTIDLSNPAPQQAGELEMPGGSSTWSRAAIASWASATTARPRRAAGRVALRRLEPGDPR
- a CDS encoding carboxypeptidase regulatory-like domain-containing protein translates to MRSSGNDGFYEVAAEPGTYDLCTSFGRCERIVLRDGERLRADYELGVGPGWTVAHR
- a CDS encoding beta-propeller domain-containing protein is translated as MYVRGGKVHLMLNESSRYVRSSGGAGAAMVGQWIQTSAVSVLDVTNPAAIVEVAQYDVPGSIADSRLVGDVLYLVTQRTATAGAASSRRPSSRASSGRAPRSRGRFLAFLGNTYRGVAA
- a CDS encoding endonuclease is translated as MARVGGGVRQRRHHAGSPSLTRRRGRGSPSETSTDASTGDGGLRDGSASKDGSSFDAPSSFDGGGYAAIEGLSGPAFRTALKTLISGHTSLGYDGARDVMLGVTGNFDLTGGMLECVYTGKKAAPDGTRTPNGFNTEHTWPQSLGAGSEPARSDLHHLFPVDELANNARGNLPFAATSCTSACAYDNGGSRKGPLLGGVEEVFEVRPVRRGDVARALFYFAVRYSLSIEAFEESALRSWHDSDAPDAVEQARNDAIETYQKNRNPFVDRPDFAAKIADY
- a CDS encoding CZB domain-containing protein; translated protein: MSCHEACTKAIAAHANWKARFRQFMAGEVELDASVVERNDACEFGKWLATSSAELPKEHAKAIVDAHTEFHRVAAEVVRAKGAGRTQEAEASLEPSGRFGKATTALTRSVIAARDAAR
- a CDS encoding VWA domain-containing protein codes for the protein MKKPLSSALLPALVATAFACSSGRDESPRTASAQADGGASTFADAGGFATCVTARTEAKLQPVNLVFMFDQSGSMGDEAHGAIFGFTKAARWNPITNGMKRFFADAASSGIRASLQYFPLDKDWCEAKSYKTPEVPLTALPNPGPFITSFNAHQPLGGTPTLPAVTGAIDYAKELKAQFPSEESAVVLVTDGSPSDCGSFDEVVDRLKAEAANVKTYVVGVGADLTFLADMAKAGGTGQAIMVDLANPQQTSDEFVKALGAIRGKAVSCRMPLPKAPDGKALSPKEVNVALASSSSVGGTPPEILSYDATCADPNGWRYDDINAPTTIELCAASCERVRSIAGGAVDVQLGCVTKGLVK
- the arr gene encoding NAD(+)--rifampin ADP-ribosyltransferase; translation: MTTPPTPEPFKVWTDGVRGSRYLHGTKADLKPGDLIEAGRASNFGERNAAAFVYLTETLDAATWGAELAVGDGRGRIYIVEPTGPIEDDPNLTDKKFPGNPTRSYRTREPLRVTGELSDWKGHSSEQVQAMKDGLARLAAQGITAIED